GGATACGATGATGTCCCAAATGAACTCCACCAGTAATTATTTGACACAGCAGCTGGCAGGCTTGAATCAGCAGCAAACACAAAGCTAATAAAAACAAAACCATACAGTTGGCTTAGCGTTTAAAAGAAGCCAAGTTTCACTAACTTGGCTTTTTTTATGTCTGATAGGGAGGGCGGATGCAGACTCTGAGTGCAACACACTCATTGGATGGTTGATGGGCTTTCATGGTACTTGGCCATCAGCTCGCTCATCACTTCTATCGGACATTTAAATCCAAAGCGTTTTCGAGGTCGCATATTCAGCTCAAAGGCAATGGCGTCCAGCTCTTCCTGGCTATGTACTGAAAGGTCCGTTCCTTTCGGTAAATATTGACGGATAAGGCCATTGATATTCTCATTGGCCCCACGTTGCCAGGGGCTATGGGGATCGCAAAAGTAAATCGCAACGCCGGTTTCTTGAGTGATTTTTGCATGTTGTGCCATTTCACGCCCCTGATCATAGGTCATGCTTTTTCGAGCGGTGGTCGGCATTCGATTCAGAGCAGCACTAAAGCCTGCTACGGCGGAGGTGGCGGTGGCGTCGTCCATTTTTGCGAGGATCAGATAGCCACTACTAAGCTCTACCAAGGTGCCTACCGCGGACGCGTTATTCTTACCTTTGATCAGATCGCCTTCCCAGTGGCCGGGCATTTCACGCTTACTGACCTCGGGCGGACGTAAGTGAATGCTGACCATGTCAGGGATCTGGCCACGTCGATCCACTTCGCCACGGCGAGGCTTGCGTGTGGTTTTACCTTGTCGCAAGCAGTGAATCAGTTCCTTGCGAAGGTGGCCAACAGGCAAGGCATAAATGGCCGTGTAGATGGTCTCTCGGCAGACGTAGGCATCGCGCAAATCAGGTAGTTTCATCGTCTTGAGCTTGCCGCTAATTTGTTCGGGAGACAAGCGTCGCCGCAACATATGCACGATGAGATCAAACCGCTCGGTGCCTGGCAAAAGCTTACGCGCAGGACGACAGACCTCTCGACGCTTTTCTCGCTGACGTTGGGCGTACCGGGCGCAGTAACCGTTCTGGGCCATTTGGTTACGGCGTATTTCACGAGAGATGGTTGAAGGAGCTCGCCCCAGGAGCTGGGCAATATGCCGAAGGCTCATCCCTTGGGCTTGACCCACTTGGATGCTGGCACGTTCTTCAATACTGAGTTCGAGGTAAGACATGGGACAACACCTTAGCGAAATGCTCAGGTGTTGCACTCAGTTTCTGCGGCCAAGGAGAATAAGCGCTAAAGTTGCTGCCTTTTTTGCCGATATGCTCAATACAAGCATCATTAACTAAATATACAAGGAACTGAGCCAATGGCTACGATCACCTCTCTTGGCGTTGGATCAGGGCTGGATCTTACTGGCCTATTGGAACAGCTACGCGGCGCAGAGCGCCAAAAGTTGGTACCAATCACTCAGCAAAAAACGCAGCAAGAAGCAAAGATATCCGGGTACGGTCAGTTGAAAAGTGCGATGTCTCAGTTTCAGACCTCGGTCAACAAGCTGAACGATCCCAAGCTTTATCAAAGTTTGTCTACCGAAATACGTGGCGGCACCGCTATAAAGGCAACAGCTAGTAGTGAGGCAACTGCAGGGCGTTATGATGTGGAGGTAACACAGCTTGCCCGTGCAGGTAGCTTAGCCACTAATAGCATTCAAGGGGATGATGCGCTTACTCAGGGCCTAACAGAGGCCGGTGCAAGCCTGACATTAACCTTCGGAAAAGATGCTGATAATAATGACATTACGCGAACTATCGCGCTGACGGAAGGTAGTTCTCTCGAAGATATCCGCGACCAGATTAACGATTTTGATTTTGAAGAGGGTCCAAAAGTTAATGCTTCTATCGTCAACGATGGTAGCGGGTATCGGCTGGCGCTTAACTCCGCGAAGACCGGAGAAGAAGGGTCTATCAATGGTATGGCCTTCTCGGGGCTGGCGGGTGGAGTCGTACTTGCCTCTGATGCGAACACAGCTTACGAAGGTCGTAACGCCAATTTGAAAGTAAACGGGATTGCAATTACCAGTGAAACTAATAGCGTCCAAGGTGCCATCGCTGGTGTGACACTAAATGTAGAAAAGGTGACCGAAGCGGATAGCCCGAATACCGTAGTCGTCGCGCGAAACACGTTGGCTGTGCGTGAAGCCGTCGAAGGCTTTGTAAAAGGTTATAATGATCTGAAAGCCAAAATCGGTGAGCTAACGGCTTTCAATGGCGGTGGCGATGCAGCAGGCGATTTGATTGGTGATCGTGCAGTGCGTTCTATTGAATCCCAGTTGCGCTCTGCGCTGGTAGGTAATGTGCCCGGCGGTGATATCTCTCGCCTATCCGACATCGGTATTGAGCTTAAAAAAGATGGCACCCTTGAGCTTGATTCAACCAAAATGAGTGATGCTGTGGCGAACAATCAAGATGCCGTGGCGGCATTTTTTGCCAGCGACAGTGATGACGCTGGTATGGGGGGGCAGGTAAGTGCGGTATTGGATAGGGTGCTAAGCGAAAATGGCGCATTGGGCAGTGCCCAGCGTAGTGCGGAGGGGCGAGTGGAGTCGTTGGATAGCCGCTTTGAGCGAATGGAAACGTCTATTGAGCGCACGGTTGAGCGCTATCGTAAGCAGTTTACTCAGTTAGATATGATGATGTCGCAAATGAACTCCACCAGCGGCTATTTGTTCCAGCAGCTGGATATGATGAATTCGCAAATGGCAAATCGTAGATAGCGTCTTTCGAGTTCAGTTTTCTTTTAGCCCCAGCCCGAAAGGTTGGGGTTTTTTAATGGCGCCGAAGTGGCCAGTATGAATGAAATTAGCGACAGGCTGTGCTATTGAAAGGGGCAAGTAGTGGCAGACGTTAGTGGTTGATACTTTTTTACAAAAAAGAGCGTAAAAAATTCAAGTATTTCCCCTAGCTGCCGTTAATTAATATAACGGCAGTAAGCCGTAAGGCAGGCCGATCAGGCCAGTAACTATATGTAGGAGAAGCACATGTCTGTTATCAATACCAACATCACCGCGTTGATTGGCCAAAACAACCTGAAAGGCGCACAAAGCTCGCTACAGCAAGCACAAGAGCGCCTTTCTTCAGGTCTGCGTATCAACAGTGCTGCTGACGATGCCGCTGGCCAGGCTATTGCTAACCGCATGACCAGCACAGTGACTGGTCTGAACCAAGCATCACGTAATGCTAACGACGGTATTTCGCTGGCACAGACAGCTGAAGGCGCGCTGGATCAAGTTAACGACAACTTGCAGCGTATTCGTGAGTTGACGGTTCAGGCGCAGAATGACACCAACACTGCCCAAGACATCGACTCTATCCAGGAAGAAGTTAACGAGCGTCTAGCTGAAATTGATCGTGTTACTGAACAAACTCAGTTTAACGGGCGCGATTTGTTTGATGCATCTGCCTCAGGTACTAGCTTTTCTATTCAAGTTGGCGCTAAAGACGGCGAAACTATTTCAATTAGCATTGGCGGAGCGAGTGGTGCCGGCGATTCTACTGCTGCTGGTGGCTGGAACATGCTCTCCGCGTTGGCCGCAGGCACGCAGGGTAATCTCGCAACTGGCGATACCCGCGGCGTTAGCGCTGCTGGTTTTGATGTTCTGCAAGCCAATTCTTTGGCGATTCTGGACGAGCGCTTATCAACTGTTGATAAAGAACGTAGCAATTTGGGTGCCATGCAGAACCGCTTTGAAACTGCGCTAGACAACATCCAGACGACTTCTACGAACTTACAGGCAGCTCGTTCACGTATTGAAGATGCTGACTACGCGGTTGAGGTTTCCAACCTGACTCGCGCGCAGATTCTCGAACAGGCAGGTACCTCTATCCTTGCCCAGGCGAACCAGAGCCCGCAGAGCGTTCTTTCTCTGCTCCAGTAAGCCAAATTTAGGTTAATGTCATAACGCCCGATAATTAATATTTACGTCGATTATCCGGTAAGCCAATGTTCCGGCATCAGTGCCCACTGATGCCGGAATTTTTATTGGACAATCAAGTTGTTGGGGATGCTGTCGTCTGATCTAAAAGGCCGCAATTAATCTATAAATTTAGGTTTCCTGCAGCTGATATACATGTCGAGGGTAGGTTTACTCCTTGGATACACATAGTTCACAGAAGGGAGATGAGGGTTGGTCTATGTTCGGTCTGTCATGCAAGGAAATGAGATCTAGGTTGAAAATTAAGGCTGGTACATTATTTCTACAAATAAAGAGCGTAAAAATTTAAGTATCTCCTCAGTCTGCCGTTAATTAATACAACGGCAGCAAGCCGTAAGGCAGGCCGATTAGGCCAGTAATCATATGTAGGAGAAGCACATGTCTGTTATTAATACCAACATTACAGCGTTGATTGGCCAAAACAACTTGAAGGGTGCGCAAAGCTCGCTACAGCAAGCACAAGAGCGTCTTTCTTCAGGCCTGCGTATCAACAGCGCTGCTGACGATGCCGCTGGCCAGGCCATTGCCAATCGGATGACCAGCACTGTAACTGGCCTGAACCAAGCTGCTCGTAACTCTAACGACGGTATTTCACTGGCGCAAACCGCTGAAGGTTCACTGGACCAAATCAACGATAACTTACAGCGTATTCGTGAGCTGACCGTTCAAGCACAAAATGATACCAACACCGCGCAGGACATCGACTCCATTCAGGAGGAGGTCAACGAGCGCCTAGCTGAAATTGATCGGGTAACCGAGCAGACTCAGTTTAACGGACGAAATTTGTTTGATGCGGATGCAGATACTACATTCAGTATTCAGGTGGGCGCTAAAGACGGCGAAACTATTTCCATTACGATCGGCAGTGCTGAAGCAGATGGTAGCATTGCGACGGGCGGTGGTTGGAATATGCAAGCGACTGCTGGCGGTGGTTTTGTTGCGGCAGGAACACTTGCAAGCGTTGGTGGCGTAGCACGTTCGGTTGATGCGAATGGTTTTGACGTGATGTCCACCGATGCCGGTGGAGATAGCGACGCGCTGGCAATTTTGGATGCACGTTTGTCAGAAGTTGATAAGCAGCGTAGTAACTTAGGTGCCGTGCAGAACCGTTTTGAAACCGCCCTTGATAATATTCAGACGACTTCTACGAACTTGCAGGCTGCCCGTTCGCGGATCGAGGATGCTGACTATGCCGTTGAAGTCTCCAACCTGACTCGCGCGCAGATTCTTGAACAGGCGGGTACCTCTATCCTGGCCCAGGCGAACCAGAGCCCTCAGAGCGTTCTTTCTTTGCTTCAGTAAGTCAGTTTTAAACCTAAAGAACCCGAGCTTAGGCTCGGGTTTTTATCGTTTGTAGAAAGCATGAAGTGAGTATAGTAGTACGCAACTACTCATAAATTTCGTTCGGGCAAAGCGCACCATGGCTAAGAAAAAAACACGTCAGAAAAAAACTATTTCTCCTCAGTCAATAAAAAACAACAGCCTTGATTTAGGTGTGCCTAAAAAAGAGGTGGGTGCTTTTATGGCGCTCTATAACGCCAAGCAGCTGTCACAAGCTCAACAGGCGGCACAGCGAATGACTGAGAACTACCCTGATAGTGCATTTGCATGGAAAGCGCTCGGTACGACGTTGTTAGAGGCAGGTGATTTTTCGGCCGCTTTGGCTCCTCTATTGAGATCCTACGAGTTTAATGCTGAGGACGCATTAATGCTCACTAGCCTGGCAGCTGTCTACTACCGACAAGGAGAAGCACAGCAAGCAATTAAGCATCAAATGGAAGCCGTAGCACTTCAACCCCAATACGCTCCTGCGCAGTACCGGCTGGCAGAAATGCTACAGAGTTCTGGGCAGCATGCTGCAGCGCTTGAATATGCCCAAAAATCTCTGGAGCTAGGTTATGATGAATTAAAAGCACGCTTACTTATAGGTTCTTTGCAGTACCAGACCAAGTACTTTAGTAGAGCCCTTGAAAATTATCTGCTGTTGGAAAATGAATTTCCCGGAAATCATTCTGTTTATAATAATTTAGGTAATTTATACAAAGATATGGGGGAGTACAAAAGAGCCGAAAGCTACTATCAGAAAGCTTTGGCTAAAAGGCCTGATTTTGTAATGGCTTATTCAAATATTTTCTTTTCTAAACACTATGATCCATCTGTTACTCAAGAAGAAATAATCGATTTTGCGAAAGGTTGGGATGAAAGATTTTCTTTATTTAAGCTTAGTTCTCCTGAGAATGTTAAGAAATTAGATAAGTCACTAAAAGTAGGCTTGATATCCTCCGGGTTTAGAACACACCCAGTTGGTCAAATGATTACTGCCGCCCTGGAGCGAAGTCGGTCTGATATAAATTTTTATGCTTACTCTACCAGTGATATTAATGATCAGTTTACAAAAAAAATTAGTAATGTTTGCAAGCAGTGGCGGCAAGTTCGTCATTTGAGCCAAAAGGCGATAGCTGAGCAAATTCGGAATGATGAAATAGATATCCTTATTGACCTTTCGGGGCATGGTGATGGTAGCTGCTTGCAAGCTATCTCCATGCGGCCAGCACCTTTATGCATTAAGTGGGTAGGTGGGCTGGTAAATACGATGGGTCTAGAGTCTATTGACTATCTACTGTCAGATAGTATCGAAACGCCCGAAGGTGTCGACGATCAATACACAGAGAAATTGATTCGATTGCCGGATGACTATATTTGTTACTCTCCCTGTGAGTATGCACCGAACACAACGTCACTACCTGCACTTAAAAATCGCTATATTACGTTGGGCTGTTTAAATAATGCTGCAAAAATTAGTGCACAGCTTCTCGGAGAGTGGGCTATTTTAATGCACCAACTGCCGAAAAGCCGCCTACTTTTGCGAGGACCTTTGTACGAGAGCCAAGACTATTGCCAGCGTATATGGAATGAAATGGCCCAGCACGGCATAGAGCAGGAGCGCATTTTATTAGAAGGTCCTATCAATCATAAGGACTTTATAGGCACCTACCAGCGTATCGATATTGCGTTAGATACTTGGCCCTATTCTGGTGGTTTAACTACCTGTGAAGCTTTATTAATGGGGGTGCCTGTTGTTACCCTGCCGGGGCCAACTTTTGCCGGTCGCCACAGTGCCACTCACTTAATTAATGCAGGTTTGCAGGAGTTGGTCGCCAATAGCTGGGGTGAGTACCGCCAGCGTGTGATAGAGCTTGCAAATGATTTACCTAACCTTGCGGTTATTCGTGCGGGGCTGCGCACCATTTTGCATTACTCTCCTGTGTGTGATGCACCAAGGTTTGCGAATCATTTTAATAACGCCTTACGCGCTATTTGGGTACGCTATTGCGAAGGTAAAGCGCCCGAAGCGCTAACTTTCAACAAAGAAGGTGAAATGTGGTTTGCTGATGAAGACGCGTTAGTAGAGTTGCCCGAGTGCTCAGGTGAAGAAATATCTGACGTTGATTTTTTTGAATGGCAAATTGATAAACCTATCACCATCATAGATAACGCTGCTGTCCTACCTCGAAACCCTGATTATGCAAAGTGGATGTCGAGCGGACACCTAGCGATTATTAGTTTTGACCCAGCTAGTTTGCTTACTAAAAAAGTGGAAAAGCTTAAAGAATACGGAGAGTTTCATCATTATCCTCACGCCTTATTAGGTGATGGCCAACCTACTACTCTTTACGCCACTTTAGATGCAGAAAAAGGGAGTACGCTGAAGCCTCTAAAAGAAGCTCAACAACTGAAACACTTGCGTGAAAAGCTTAAAGTGTTAGCTGAACTGCCGATTACTACAGTAGCACTAGATAGCATCGAAGGCTTACCCAGCGTAGATATGCTGGTGTTAGATGACCTGCATGATGCTATGAAAGTGCTAGAAAATGGCGAGAGATCGCTAAAAAATACGCTATTAATTCAGGTTAGAGTGGCTTTTCAGCCAAGCTATGAGCACCAGCCGAATTTAGCTGAATTACAGCACTGGATGGCTCGCCATGGTTTTCGTTTTTACTGTTTCAATAACGAGGAATACCAAAGTCATTTCTCGGAAAGCGTGCCAGTGAACCGGCTTCAAGCCACAGAGCTAGTCAATGTTAATGCAATTTTTCTGCCCACCTATAAGCGGGTGGTTGAGTTGAGTGAGAGTCAATGCACTAAACTCGCATATTTGTTGCATTCAATGTACGACATTAAAGACATGACATATGCGTTATTGAAGGCAGTGGATAGTGAAAAGGCAAATAAATATTTAGATAAAGAAGTTTTGAATGAAAAAAAATTGAGAGTACCGTTAAAGCGAGAAGTGATTCACTCTACTTGTCAGCTTGAGAGCAACCAGCGTGAATTTACCTTGTGTGTTGGTGTGCCTGTTTATAATGAAGAGAAATATATTCTAGAAACTATTAGGTCATTGAAAGATCAAGATTTCAAAGATGTTAAGTTCCTGATTTCTGATAACTGCTCAACGGATAGAACGCTGGATATTATTTGCGAAGAAACGGCAGGTGATGAGCGTTTTGAAGTATTTAAACAGCCTGCAAATATCGGCGCGTCGAAAAATTTTGAATTTGTTTTTAAGAATAGTAGATCAAAATATTTTATGTGGTTAGGGGCTCATGATGTTTTGTCAAAATCTTATTTATCACTTGCTGTTGATGAAATAAAGAAACATTCTGACACTTCGATGGTAATGGGGACGCCGGTGGCCATTGATGAAGAATCTAATGTGAAAGGCTTTTTGGAGAACGCTATTTATGACTTTTCACATGATAAAAAAGAAGCGCGTTATCTGAAATCGGTTGCAGAGCTTTCAAACTGTACCGTGTTACACTCGGTCTTCCTTCGAAAAGCTCTAGATAAATTTGAATTCAGAGCTACTATTTCTGCTGATCATGTTTTGATAAGTCATCTATTGTGGTTTGGGGTGCTAAGAAATATAGATGGTGAAAGCTATTTTAGGCGATACTTTCATACAAGGACTGAGAGTCAAGAGGAAAGAATTGCTGGTAATAATGTTAGATTGGATAGGAATGGTTTTATTGAGTATTACCTCGATGATTTAAAAGAGCTTTTAGTTAGCTTAAGTTCTTCTAAGTCTGAAAGAATTATTAAAAAAACAAATGAAATTCTCAATGCTAGGTTTTTCTAGATAGGATAAGTTATATGAAATGCGTCATACTGGCGGGCGGTCTGGGTACTAGAATTTCTGAAGAAACTCACCTGAAGCCAAAGCCGATGATTGAGATCGGAGGTAAACCAATACTCTGGCATATAATGAAGCTTTACTCTTTTTATGGTGTAAATGACTTTATTATTTGTTGCGGTTACAAAGGCTATGTGATTAAAGAATATTTTGCTAACTACTTCTTGCATATGTCTGATGTGACTTTTGATATGTCAAGCAATTCGATGCAGGTACATGAAAAGCATGCAGAGCCATGGCGAGTTACATTGGTCGATACTGGGGAAGAAACTCTGACAGGTGGGCGTCTCAAGCGAGTCGCTAACTATGTCCGCGATGAGTCATCTTTCTGCTTTACCTACGGTGATGGAGTGGCCGATATAGATATCGGTGCTCAGCTTGCTTTTCATCAGCAGCATGGAAAGCTCGCTACTGTAACGGCAGTACAGCCTCCAGGTCGATATGGGGCACTGCTTCGTGACGGAACTGCCGTAAGTGGTTTCCAGGAAAAGCCACCTGGCGATGGCGCATGGATCAATGGTGGCTTTTTTGTCCTAAACCCGCAAGTTCTGGACTTTATTGATGGGGATCAAAGTTCATGGGAAGGCCGTCCATTGGAGAGCATCGCCAATAATGGACAGCTAGAAGCTTTTGAGCATCTTGGATTCTGGCAACCTATGGATACCCTGCGTGAAAAAAATCATCTAGAGCATCTTTGGGATTCAGGACAAGCCCCTTGGAAGTTATGGTCATGAATAAAGCTTCGCTATCGTTTTGGCAGGGTAAGCGAGTATTGGTGACCGGCCACACAGGTTTTAAGGGGTGTTGGTTGTCCCTGTGGTTACAGCGCTTGGGGGCGGAAGTAACAGGAGTTGCTTTGGCGCCCAATACACACCCCAGCTTGTTTATGCTTGCCAAGGTAGATAACAGCTTGAAGAGCTATGAGTGTGATATCCGCGATACATATAAAGTTTCGCGTACCATACACGAAGCTAAACCAGAAATAGTGTTTCACTTGGCTGCTCAATCTTTGGTGCGTGCCAGCTATCGAGATCCTTTGGCTACCTATGCTACTAATGTTCAAGGTACGGCCAATGTGTTGGAGAGCCTGCGAGGGTTGGAACACGCGCGTGTAGTTGTGGCGATTACAACCGATAAGGTATACCGAAATCTCGAACAGCCATATCCGTATCGCGAGACCGATCATCTTGGTGGGCATGATCCCTACAGTGCCAGTAAAGCAGCCGCTGAGTTGGTGGTTGCCAGTTACCGTGATGCTTTCTTGGCGGAGCAAGGGGTTGCTGTGGCGACTGCTCGAGCTGGTAACGTTATTGGCGGCGGAGACTGGGCTGAAGATCGCTTATTGCCTGACGCTGTGCGCGCCTGGAGTACTGAACAGTCTGTGTATATTCGACACCCGGGAGCAGTACGCCCTTGGCAACATGTGCTAGAACCTCTTTTTGCTTATCTGTGCTTGGCAGAACAGCTATATGAGAACCCCAAAAAAGCAGGAGCCTATAACTTTGGTCCTCGCCCTCATGATGCAGCCACAGTGGAAGATGTTATTACACAGGCGTGCAAATCATTCGGGAGTGGTGAGATTGAGTGGGGCGGTGGTCATGCAGGGCCACATGAAGCAAATTGGTTGGCGTTAGAGACTGCCAAGGCGCGGACTGTATTGGGCGTTGAGCCGCATTGGCAGTTGGTGCAATCTGTATCTCGCACAATGAATTGGTATCGACGTCAGCTTGCAGGGGAATCAGCTCAAGCGCTGTGTTTAGAAGATATCACAGCCTACGAGTCACTATAGGAAGCATAATAATGGGCCTACTGACCGTGAGCGATACCCCGTTAAATGGACTGATGCTTGTGCAAAGAGAGCAAGTTGGAGATCACCGTGGTTTTCTTCAGCGACTTTTTTGTGCTGATTTTTTAAAGCAAGCTGGTTGGCATACTCCTATTGCGCAAATCAATCATACTTTTACACGGCACAGAGGCACTGTGCGTGGTCTTCATTTTCAACATGCGCCTTATGCAGAAATGAAGCTGGTGACTTGTTTGAAAGGTGCGGTATGGGATTTGGCAGTAGATTTACGTCCCGGTACCCCTACGTTTCTCCACTGGTACGCGGAAGAGCTGAGCGCAGAGAATCAGCGATCTTTGCTGATACCTGAAGGGTTTGCACATGGTTTCCAAGCCTTAAGTGATGACGTTGAAATGCTCTATTGTCATTCTCAAAGCTACGAACCGACTATGGAAGGAGGATTGCACCCGCAAGACCCCAGCCTAGCGATTACTTGGCCACTCCCCATCAATACATTGTCGGATCGAGATGCTTCTCATAAGCTGATTGATAATAACTTTGCAGGAGTCGTGCTTTGAACTGTCGGCATTGTGCAACACCGTTAAGTCATACGTTTCTTGACTTAGGTTTTGCCCCCCCTTCTAACGCGTATCTTACGGCTGCTGAACTCGCTAAACCGGAAAAGCATTACCCGCTAAGAGTTAAAGTCTGCGATCAATGTTGGTTAGTGCAGACGGAGGATTATGCTCAGGCAAATGAACTCTTCAGCCCTGACTATGCTTACTTTTCGAGCACGTCTAGTGGCTGGTTGGCCCACGCTAAACATTATGTTGAACAGGTATCTAGTGAGCTGAGTCTTAATTCAGATAGCCTAGTTATTGAAGTGGCATCTAATGATGGGTATTTGCTTAAAAACTTTGTTGCCATGGGGATCCCATGCCTTGGTATTGAGCCAACCGACAGCACCGCGACGGCCGCGGAAGCGAAAGGGGTTCCTGTTCTACGTGAGTTCTTTGGCGAAGCGTTGGGTAAGCAACTAGCCCGCGAGGGTAAAAAAGCAGATCTAATTATCGGTAATAATGTTTACGCCCATGTGCCTAATATTAACGACTTTACCCGCGGGCTTAAGGCGGTACTTAAGCCAAGTGGCACGATTACTCTAGAATTTCCCCACCTGATGCGTTTGCTTGAGCACTTCCAGTTCGACACTATCTATCATGAGCACTACTCTTATTTATCGCTCTCCGCGGTAAGTCGTATCTTCCAGTCTGTAGGCCTGCGCATTTGGCAAGTGGAAGAGCTGAATACACATGGAGGAAGTTTGCGTATATTTTGCTGTCATGATGAGGATGATAGGGAAAATTATGAATCAGTTGCGGCAATGCTGCATGTGGAGTATAGCCGCGGCCTGCAACGATTGGGAACCTATCTCGACTTTCAGTCCCGCGCAAATAAAATAAAGGATGATCTGCTATATTTTCTTATTAAGCAAAAGCGTGCAGGAAAAAAAATTGCTGCCTATGGAGCTGCTGCTAAAGGCAATACCTTGCTTAACTACGCTGGAATAAAGCCAGATTTACTTCCATTTGTATGTGATGCAGCGCCTGCCAAACAGGGAAAATTTATGCCAGGAAGCCACATACCCATCTTTTCACCAGATCAGCTTGTGGGTAGCCAGCTAGACTATTTACTGGTCTTGCCCTGGAATATTTTAGAGGAAGTGCAGCAGCAAAATAGTGAGATCCAAGAAAGAGGAACGGCATTTGTTATTGCTGTTCCAGAACTTCGTATTTTTGAGTGAAAAAATGGAAAATATAATTAAGCCACAGATACCTGTTTTCAAGCCCCTGATTGAAGAGAGCGAAATCGCTGCAGCAGTTGAGTCGCTGGAGTTGGGTTGGCTTGGTATGGGTAGCTACGTAAAAGATTTTGAAGCTGAATTAACCCGGGTCTGTGATTTTGCCTCCGGCGAAGACCGCCATGTTGTTGCTGTGAGTACAGGGCATGCAGCACTTCATCTCTCGTTGTTGATGATAGGTGTGGGTTCTGGCGATGAGGTTATTACACCATCATTTAATAATGCTGCTGATTTTCAAGCAATTCGTGCTTGTGGAGCCGAGCCTGTTTTTGTTGATATAAAAGAAGAAACACTTTGCATTGATGTTGATAAGGTGGAGAGCCTGATAACAGATAAGACCAAATGTATTATCTGTATGGATTATGATATTTTTCTTTGCGATCATAATGCATTGCGAAAAATATCAAAAAAATACAACATACCAATTCTCCATGATGCTGCGCACTCTTTTGGCTCTTATTATAAGGGGCGACCAACTGGAAATCAGCATGAATACACTATGTTTAGTTTTGATCCTGTTAAGACAGTAACTTGTATTGATGGTGGGGCTGTTGTCGTTAAAGGGGCGGAAAATGTAAAGCGACTACAGGCAATGCGTTTGATTGGTATGACGCAGTCTGCGGAACAGATGTATACAAATTCAAGAGCATGGACATATGATATTGAAGGGCTAGGGTTTAGGTATCACATGGCTAACTTGCATGCTGCAATAGGCCTTTCCCAAATCTCAAAGCTTGATAAGATACGGAGTACTCGACAAATAGCATGTAAAAAATATTATGATGAACTCTCTTCAATTACGTGGTTAGAAGCCCCTAAGGGTGACTTTGAGGAAGTTAGTCCT
This genomic window from Halomonas sp. TD01 contains:
- a CDS encoding IS30 family transposase, which gives rise to MSYLELSIEERASIQVGQAQGMSLRHIAQLLGRAPSTISREIRRNQMAQNGYCARYAQRQREKRREVCRPARKLLPGTERFDLIVHMLRRRLSPEQISGKLKTMKLPDLRDAYVCRETIYTAIYALPVGHLRKELIHCLRQGKTTRKPRRGEVDRRGQIPDMVSIHLRPPEVSKREMPGHWEGDLIKGKNNASAVGTLVELSSGYLILAKMDDATATSAVAGFSAALNRMPTTARKSMTYDQGREMAQHAKITQETGVAIYFCDPHSPWQRGANENINGLIRQYLPKGTDLSVHSQEELDAIAFELNMRPRKRFGFKCPIEVMSELMAKYHESPSTIQ
- the fliD gene encoding flagellar filament capping protein FliD encodes the protein MATITSLGVGSGLDLTGLLEQLRGAERQKLVPITQQKTQQEAKISGYGQLKSAMSQFQTSVNKLNDPKLYQSLSTEIRGGTAIKATASSEATAGRYDVEVTQLARAGSLATNSIQGDDALTQGLTEAGASLTLTFGKDADNNDITRTIALTEGSSLEDIRDQINDFDFEEGPKVNASIVNDGSGYRLALNSAKTGEEGSINGMAFSGLAGGVVLASDANTAYEGRNANLKVNGIAITSETNSVQGAIAGVTLNVEKVTEADSPNTVVVARNTLAVREAVEGFVKGYNDLKAKIGELTAFNGGGDAAGDLIGDRAVRSIESQLRSALVGNVPGGDISRLSDIGIELKKDGTLELDSTKMSDAVANNQDAVAAFFASDSDDAGMGGQVSAVLDRVLSENGALGSAQRSAEGRVESLDSRFERMETSIERTVERYRKQFTQLDMMMSQMNSTSGYLFQQLDMMNSQMANRR
- a CDS encoding flagellin N-terminal helical domain-containing protein yields the protein MSVINTNITALIGQNNLKGAQSSLQQAQERLSSGLRINSAADDAAGQAIANRMTSTVTGLNQASRNANDGISLAQTAEGALDQVNDNLQRIRELTVQAQNDTNTAQDIDSIQEEVNERLAEIDRVTEQTQFNGRDLFDASASGTSFSIQVGAKDGETISISIGGASGAGDSTAAGGWNMLSALAAGTQGNLATGDTRGVSAAGFDVLQANSLAILDERLSTVDKERSNLGAMQNRFETALDNIQTTSTNLQAARSRIEDADYAVEVSNLTRAQILEQAGTSILAQANQSPQSVLSLLQ
- a CDS encoding flagellin N-terminal helical domain-containing protein; translation: MSVINTNITALIGQNNLKGAQSSLQQAQERLSSGLRINSAADDAAGQAIANRMTSTVTGLNQAARNSNDGISLAQTAEGSLDQINDNLQRIRELTVQAQNDTNTAQDIDSIQEEVNERLAEIDRVTEQTQFNGRNLFDADADTTFSIQVGAKDGETISITIGSAEADGSIATGGGWNMQATAGGGFVAAGTLASVGGVARSVDANGFDVMSTDAGGDSDALAILDARLSEVDKQRSNLGAVQNRFETALDNIQTTSTNLQAARSRIEDADYAVEVSNLTRAQILEQAGTSILAQANQSPQSVLSLLQ